GAGTCGGGCTACCCGTACATCGTGTTCGAGGACACGGTGAACAAGGCCAACCCGATCAAGGGTCGGATCAACATGTCCAACCTGTGCTCGGAGATCCTGCAGGTCAACACCCCGACGACGTTCAACGAGGACCTCTCGTACAACGAGATCGGCAAGGACATCTCCTGCAACCTCGGCTCGCTGAACATCGCGCTGACGATGGACTCGCCGGACTTCGGTCGCACCATCGAGACCGCCATCCGCGGCCTCACCTCGGTGTCGCAGATGTCGCACATCACGTCGGTCCGCTCCGTCGAGGACGGCAACGACAAGTCGCACGCCATCGGCCTCGGCCAGATGAACCTGCACGGCTACCTCGCTCGTGAGCGCGTGTACTACGGCTCCGAAGAGGGCATCGACTTCACGAACATCTACTTCTACACGGTGCTGTTCCACGCCCTTCGTGCGTCGAACAAGATCGCGATCGAGACCGGCGAGACCTTCGACGGCTTCCGCGACTCGAAGTACGCGTCGGGCGAGTTCTTCGACAAGTACACCGACCAGGCGTGGACCCCCGCCACGGCTCGCGTCGCCTCGCTCTTCGACAACGCGAACATCACGATCCCGACGCAGGACGACTGGAAGGCGCTGAAGGCGTCCATCCAGGAGCACGGCATCTACAACCAGAACCTGCAGGCCGTCCCGCCGACCGGTTCGATCTCGTACATCAACCACTCGACGTCGTCGATCCACCCGATCGCGTCGAAGATCGAGATCCGCAAGGAAGGCAAGCTCGGTCGCGTCTACTACCCGGCGCCGTTCATGACGAACGACAACCTGGACTACTACCAGGACGCGTACGAGATCGGTGCCGAGAAGATCATCGACACGTACGCCGCGGCGACGCAGCACGTGGACCAGGGCCTGTCCCTGACGCTGTTCTTCAAGGACACCGCCACCACGCGCGACATCAACAAGGCGCAGATCTACGCATGGCGCAAGGGCATCAAGACGATCTACTACATCCGTCTCCGCCAGCTCGCGCTCGAGGGCACCGAGGTCGAGGGCTGCGTCAGCTGCATGCTGTAGAGCCTGCCGCTCTGCATTCTGGAGGCGCGGTGCCAGCCCGCACCGCGCCTCCAGTCCCGTAATCATCACCATCTCTTGAAGGAAACGTGCGTTGGTCGAGAAGCTGAAGCTCATTGATCGGGTCCAGGCCATCAACTGGAACCGCATCCAGGACGACAAGGACGTCGAGGTCTGGAACCGCCTCGTCAACAACTTCTGGCTGCCCGAGAAGGTGCCGCTGTCGAACGACGTGCAGTCGTGGAACACGCTGACGCCGGCCGAGCAGAAGCTGACCATGCGCGTCTTCACGGGCCTGACGCTCCTGGACACCATCCAGGGCACCGTCGGCGCCGTGTCGCTCATCCCCGACGCGATCACCCCGCACGAAGAAGCCGTCTACACGAACATCGCGTTCATGGAGTCGGTGCACGCCAAGAGCTACTCGTCGATCTTCTCGACCCTCGCGTCGACGCCCGAGATCGACGAAGCCTTCCGCTGGTCCGAGGAGAACCCGAACCTGCAGAAGAAGGCCCAGATCGTCATGGACTACTACCAGGGCGACCAGCCGCTGAAGCGCAAGGTCGCTTCGACGCTGCTCGAGTCGTTCCTGTTCTACTCCGGGTTCTACCTGCCGATGCACTGGTCGTCGCGGGCGAAACTGACGAACACCGCCGACCTCATCCGCCTGATCATCCGTGACGAAGCCGTTCACGGGTACTACATCGGGTACAAGTACCAGAAGGGGCTCGAGCAGCTCACGCAGCCCGAGCGTGACGAGTTGAAGGACTACACGTTCTCGCTCCTGTTCGAGCTGTACGAGAACGAGGTGCAGTACACGCAGGACCTCTACGACGAGGTCGGGCTGACCGAGGACGTCAAGAAGTTCCTGCACTATAACGCCAACAAGGCGCTGATGAACCTGGGCTACGAGCCGATGTTCCCGAAGAACATCACGGACGTGAACCCGGCCATCCTGTCCGCCCTGTCGCCGAACGCTGACGAGAACCACGACTTCTTCTCGGGGTCGGGGTCGTCGTACGTGATCGGCAAGGCTGTGAACACTGAGGACGAGGACTGGGACTTCTGAGTCTGGTCTGAATCGTGGGGGCGCCCCGTTGGCTTCGGCTGGCGGGGCGTTCTTCGTTCGCGAGCACGGTCGCGCATCCGGCCGGATAGGGGGCGCTCATCGAGATTCGTTCCGGACGAGCTATGTGAGACGTGAAGGCCGTGGAGCGCGTGCCGCGGGAGGCGGTGTCCGATGGAGGATCGGTTATCGAGACGGCTTCAGGCGTGACATTTTTGAAGGAGAGCGCGGCCCCCATCGGGGTCCCGGTGGGAGCCGCGTGCCGGTCGGTGCGTCATTCCGGTGTGTAGACGTAGAACTGGTCGCCGGGCGCTCCTTCGACGGCGGGAGTCGCAGCGACCCAGTTCCGTCTGCTGGTGGTGCTCAACACCTCGCTAGGAATCTTCTGGCTCGGCTTCCGGATCTGGATGTGGCGTTTCGGACTCCGCAAGTCGAAGGGCGACCGGTAGCGGATCAGTCAGAGAAGTGAGATGTCCGTAGGCATCTGGCCCGCGGTCTCGCCAGTTGAGCTTTCGGGCGATCCTGGGTCTCCGTGACCGGCGCTGTCTCAGTTGCGTGAAGTTCCGTGTCGCTCCGGTAT
The sequence above is a segment of the Curtobacterium sp. BH-2-1-1 genome. Coding sequences within it:
- the nrdE gene encoding class 1b ribonucleoside-diphosphate reductase subunit alpha, whose protein sequence is MDYHSLNAMLNLYDADGNIQFDKDREAAKQFFLQHVNQNTVFFHNLKERLDYLVENEYYERETIDMYSLDFIQKLNDLAYSKKFRFQTFLGAFKYYTSYTLKTFDGKRYLERFEDRVVMTALGLAQGNEQLAIDLVEEIIAGRFQPATPTFLNTAKAQRGELVSCFLLRIEDNMESISRGINSSLQLSKRGGGVALLLSNIREAGAPIKQIENQSSGIIPVMKLLEDSFSYANQLGARQGAGAVYLSAHHPDIMRFLDTKRENADEKIRIKTLSLGVVVPDITFELAKNNEDMYLFSPYDVEKVYGIPFGDVPISEKYREMVDDSRIKKTKIKARDFFTTIAEIQFESGYPYIVFEDTVNKANPIKGRINMSNLCSEILQVNTPTTFNEDLSYNEIGKDISCNLGSLNIALTMDSPDFGRTIETAIRGLTSVSQMSHITSVRSVEDGNDKSHAIGLGQMNLHGYLARERVYYGSEEGIDFTNIYFYTVLFHALRASNKIAIETGETFDGFRDSKYASGEFFDKYTDQAWTPATARVASLFDNANITIPTQDDWKALKASIQEHGIYNQNLQAVPPTGSISYINHSTSSIHPIASKIEIRKEGKLGRVYYPAPFMTNDNLDYYQDAYEIGAEKIIDTYAAATQHVDQGLSLTLFFKDTATTRDINKAQIYAWRKGIKTIYYIRLRQLALEGTEVEGCVSCML
- the nrdF gene encoding class 1b ribonucleoside-diphosphate reductase subunit beta, with the translated sequence MVEKLKLIDRVQAINWNRIQDDKDVEVWNRLVNNFWLPEKVPLSNDVQSWNTLTPAEQKLTMRVFTGLTLLDTIQGTVGAVSLIPDAITPHEEAVYTNIAFMESVHAKSYSSIFSTLASTPEIDEAFRWSEENPNLQKKAQIVMDYYQGDQPLKRKVASTLLESFLFYSGFYLPMHWSSRAKLTNTADLIRLIIRDEAVHGYYIGYKYQKGLEQLTQPERDELKDYTFSLLFELYENEVQYTQDLYDEVGLTEDVKKFLHYNANKALMNLGYEPMFPKNITDVNPAILSALSPNADENHDFFSGSGSSYVIGKAVNTEDEDWDF